The following coding sequences lie in one Colias croceus chromosome 1, ilColCroc2.1 genomic window:
- the LOC123705967 gene encoding glycine-rich cell wall structural protein — translation MTRGGGGGLGGGHGGGLGGGGGHGGGLGGGNGGGHGGGLGGGNGGGLGGGNGGGLGGGHGGGLGGGNGGGHGGGLGGGNGGGLGGGHGGGLGGGGGHGGGLGGGNGGGLGGGNGGHGSGGYGGHGGYGGSSASSSASAHASSGGKYG, via the exons ATGACAC GTGGTGGCGGTGGTGGCCTCGGAGGTGGTCACGGCGGTGGCCTCGGAGGAGGCGGTGGTCACGGAGGCGGTCTCGGGGGAGGAAACGGCGGCGGTCACGGCGGGGGTTTGGGCGGTGGAAACGGCGGTGGATTGGGAGGCGGAAACGGCGGTGGATTAGGAGGCGGTCACGGAGGCGGCCTTGGCGGTGGAAACGGCGGTGGTCACGGAGGCGGCCTCGGCGGTGGAAACGGAGGTGGTCTAGGCGGTGGACACGGCGGCGGTCTCGGAGGAGGCGGTGGTCACGGCGGCGGTCTGGGAGGCGGAAACGGCGGCGGTCTGGGCGGCGGTAACGGCGGTCACGGAAGCGGTGGCTATGGCGGTCACGGCGGATATGGCGGTTCCAGCGCCAGCTCCAGTGCTAGCGCTCACGCTAGCTCGGGAGGCAAATACGGGTGA